A single region of the Erythrobacter sp. genome encodes:
- the rpoN gene encoding RNA polymerase factor sigma-54 has product MALGPRLDLRQSQSLVMTPQLQQAIKLLAASNLELETYIGEALEANPLLEAGGTASEERDEPDDAPREEFDSDRLIAAGEGEGDAPLDLDPAALDRERDTGDGDSGDWSGALSTSGAASGEDYPDLEQLGAAETTLGEYLLAQVGAAARDERQAFVARHIIGLLDDAGYLGFDLDAIAYDLGADRGAVEDALALVQSLDPAGVGARSLAECLAIQAREADRYDPCMAKLIDNLDLLARGEIARLRRMCEVDEEDFADMLRELRGYDPKPGLAFAPSRVDAVVPDVILSANGTGGWDIAINEDTLPRLVVNRSYYVEISTSAADRESQGWLKEKLADAHWLIRALDQRQKTILKTAAEIVRRQDGFFRHGVSELRPLTLREVAEKIEMHESTVSRVTSNKYLACDRGTFELKYFFSSGVASSDGEGASSEAIKARIRALCEAEDPKKILSDQKLADLLKEEGFDLARRTVAKYREAIGIGSSAERRRAKKIAGL; this is encoded by the coding sequence GCTCGAGGCGGGCGGCACGGCAAGCGAGGAGCGCGACGAGCCCGACGACGCCCCGCGCGAGGAATTCGACAGCGACCGTCTGATCGCGGCGGGTGAGGGCGAGGGCGATGCGCCGCTCGACCTCGACCCCGCCGCGCTCGACCGTGAGCGCGATACCGGAGACGGGGACAGCGGGGACTGGAGCGGCGCGCTCTCGACGTCCGGCGCGGCGAGCGGCGAGGATTACCCCGACCTCGAACAGCTCGGCGCGGCCGAAACGACGCTGGGCGAATACCTGCTGGCGCAGGTCGGAGCCGCGGCGCGGGACGAGCGGCAGGCCTTTGTCGCCCGCCACATTATCGGACTGCTCGACGATGCGGGCTATCTCGGCTTCGACCTCGATGCTATCGCCTACGACCTTGGTGCCGACCGGGGCGCGGTCGAGGATGCGCTGGCGCTGGTCCAGTCGCTCGACCCGGCGGGTGTCGGCGCGCGCAGCCTTGCCGAATGCCTTGCCATCCAGGCTCGCGAAGCCGACCGCTACGACCCGTGCATGGCGAAGCTGATCGACAATCTCGACCTGCTCGCCCGAGGGGAAATCGCGCGCCTCAGGCGGATGTGCGAGGTCGACGAGGAGGACTTCGCCGACATGCTGCGCGAATTGCGCGGCTACGATCCCAAGCCCGGCCTCGCCTTTGCGCCCTCGCGTGTCGATGCGGTCGTTCCCGACGTCATCCTGAGCGCGAACGGCACGGGCGGCTGGGACATCGCGATCAACGAGGACACCCTGCCGCGCCTCGTCGTCAATCGCAGCTATTATGTAGAGATCAGCACCTCTGCCGCTGACCGGGAATCGCAAGGCTGGCTCAAGGAAAAGCTCGCCGACGCGCACTGGCTGATCCGTGCATTGGACCAGCGGCAGAAGACGATCCTCAAAACCGCCGCCGAGATCGTGCGGCGCCAGGACGGTTTCTTTCGCCACGGGGTTTCCGAACTGCGCCCGCTGACTCTGCGCGAGGTGGCGGAGAAGATCGAGATGCACGAAAGCACGGTCAGCCGCGTGACCAGCAACAAGTATCTCGCCTGCGACCGCGGCACGTTCGAGCTCAAGTATTTCTTCTCCAGCGGGGTCGCCTCCAGCGACGGAGAAGGTGCCTCGTCCGAGGCGATCAAGGCCCGGATCCGTGCGCTGTGCGAGGCGGAAGACCCGAAGAAGATCCTGTCCGACCAGAAACTCGCCGACCTGCTCAAGGAGGAAGGCTTCGACCTCGCCCGGCGGACGGTGGCGAAATACCGCGAAGCGATCGGCATAGGATCGAGCGCCGAGCGCCGCAGGGCCAAGAAAATCGCGGGGCTCTGA
- the ctrA gene encoding response regulator transcription factor CtrA, which translates to MRVLLIEDEPTTAKAIELMLTTEGFNVYSTDLGEEGLDLGKLYDYDIILLDLNLPDMHGYDVLKKLRVAKVQTPVLILSGIAEMDSKIRSFGFGADDYVTKPFHREELVARIHAVVRRSKGHSQSIIRTGKLAVNLDAKTVEVDGARVHLTGKEYAMLELLSLRKGTTLTKEMFLNHLYGGMDEPELKIIDVFICKLRKKLSHACGGENYIETVWGRGYVLRDPGEEVEAA; encoded by the coding sequence ATGCGAGTGCTTCTGATCGAGGACGAACCGACCACGGCCAAGGCGATCGAGCTCATGCTCACGACCGAAGGCTTCAACGTCTATTCGACCGACCTGGGCGAGGAAGGGCTCGATCTGGGCAAGCTGTATGATTACGACATCATCCTGCTCGACCTGAACCTGCCCGATATGCACGGCTATGACGTGCTCAAGAAGCTGCGCGTCGCCAAGGTGCAGACGCCGGTGCTGATCCTTTCGGGCATCGCCGAGATGGACAGCAAGATCCGCAGCTTCGGATTCGGCGCCGACGATTACGTGACCAAGCCGTTCCACCGCGAGGAACTGGTCGCCCGCATCCACGCCGTGGTGCGCCGGTCGAAGGGCCACAGCCAGTCGATCATCCGCACCGGCAAGCTCGCCGTGAACCTCGATGCCAAGACGGTCGAAGTCGATGGCGCGCGGGTCCACCTGACGGGCAAGGAATACGCGATGCTCGAGCTGCTCTCGCTTCGCAAGGGCACGACGCTGACCAAGGAAATGTTCCTCAACCACCTCTACGGCGGCATGGACGAGCCTGAACTTAAGATCATCGACGTCTTCATCTGCAAGCTGCGCAAGAAGCTCAGCCACGCGTGCGGCGGGGAAAACTACATCGAGACCGTCTGGGGCCGCGGCTACGTGCTGCGCGATCCGGGCGAAGAGGTCGAAGCGGCCTGA
- a CDS encoding NADP-dependent malic enzyme — protein sequence MADEAEGAPKGGFTTREALFYHETIRPGKLEIVATKPMTSQRDLSLAYSPGVAAPVEAIAQDPKLAARYTAKANLVAVISNGSAILGLGNLGALASKPVMEGKAVLFKRFADVDSIDIELATDDPEKFIEAVALMEPTFGGINLEDIKAPECFIIEAALRERMNIPIMHDDQHGTAIITAAGLLNACHLTNRDIKDVKVVVNGAGAAAIACTALIKAMGVSPQNVIMCDRSGPITPDRDNVDQWKSAHATATDAKDLEEALEGADIFLGLSAAGALKPEWVKKMADKPIIFAMANPVPEIMPDEAKEVRPDAIIATGRSDFPNQVNNVLGFPFIFRGALDVQATTINEEMKVAAATAIAELARERVPEEVAAAYGKNHKFGTDYIIPAPFDPRLIEVVSSAVAKAAMDSGVAQARIEDFDAYRMQLRSRLNPTTSVLTGVYNEAKANPKRMVFAEAEEEVVLRAAIQFRDFGYGKPILVGRTKAVLDKLHQLSVSDPGSFEIQNSADSEHVPAMVDYLYKRLQRRGYTERDVRRMVNQERNVFAALLVALGHGDGMISGLTRTFAQTVREVNMVLDRKPGALPFGIHMMIGKNHTTFLADTTMNERPTAEELAHIARETAAVARRMGHEPRVAFLSYSTFGNPSGQWLGNIREAVSILDREDPGFEYEGEMAPDAALNPTVMKLYPFSRLSAPANVLIMPGLQSANLSAKMLRELGANTTVGPMLIGMEKPVQIAPMTALTPDVLTLSVLASAGVVG from the coding sequence ATGGCCGATGAAGCAGAGGGCGCGCCCAAGGGCGGCTTCACCACGCGCGAGGCGCTATTCTACCATGAGACGATCCGGCCCGGTAAGCTGGAAATCGTCGCGACCAAGCCGATGACCTCGCAGCGCGACCTGAGCCTCGCCTATTCGCCGGGCGTCGCCGCCCCGGTCGAGGCGATCGCACAGGATCCGAAGCTGGCCGCACGCTACACGGCGAAGGCGAACCTCGTCGCGGTGATCTCGAACGGGTCGGCGATCCTCGGGCTGGGCAATCTCGGCGCGCTCGCTTCGAAGCCGGTGATGGAAGGCAAGGCGGTGCTGTTCAAGCGCTTCGCCGACGTCGATTCAATCGATATCGAGCTCGCGACCGACGACCCCGAGAAGTTCATCGAGGCGGTCGCGCTGATGGAGCCGACCTTCGGCGGCATCAACCTCGAGGATATCAAGGCGCCCGAATGCTTCATCATCGAGGCCGCTCTGCGCGAGCGCATGAACATTCCGATCATGCACGACGACCAGCACGGCACTGCGATCATCACCGCGGCGGGCCTGCTCAATGCGTGCCACCTGACCAATCGCGACATCAAGGACGTGAAGGTCGTGGTGAACGGCGCGGGCGCGGCGGCGATCGCCTGCACCGCCCTCATCAAGGCGATGGGCGTGTCGCCGCAGAACGTCATCATGTGCGACCGCTCCGGCCCGATCACGCCCGACCGCGACAATGTCGACCAGTGGAAGAGCGCGCACGCGACAGCGACCGATGCGAAGGATCTCGAAGAGGCTCTCGAAGGCGCGGACATCTTCCTCGGCCTGTCGGCGGCGGGCGCGTTGAAACCCGAATGGGTCAAGAAGATGGCGGACAAGCCGATCATCTTCGCTATGGCAAACCCGGTCCCGGAGATCATGCCGGACGAGGCGAAGGAAGTCCGACCCGACGCGATCATCGCCACCGGGCGCAGCGACTTTCCCAACCAGGTCAACAACGTGCTGGGCTTCCCGTTCATCTTCCGCGGCGCGCTCGACGTGCAGGCGACGACTATCAACGAGGAAATGAAAGTCGCCGCCGCCACCGCGATCGCCGAGCTCGCGCGCGAACGTGTGCCGGAAGAGGTTGCGGCGGCCTATGGCAAGAATCACAAGTTCGGGACCGACTACATCATCCCGGCCCCCTTCGACCCGCGGCTGATCGAGGTCGTCTCCTCGGCCGTCGCCAAAGCAGCGATGGATTCGGGCGTGGCGCAGGCGCGGATCGAGGATTTCGACGCCTATCGGATGCAGCTGCGCTCGCGGCTCAACCCGACGACCTCGGTGCTCACCGGCGTCTACAACGAGGCCAAGGCGAACCCGAAGCGCATGGTCTTTGCCGAGGCCGAGGAAGAAGTCGTGCTGCGCGCCGCGATCCAGTTCCGCGATTTCGGCTATGGCAAGCCGATCCTGGTGGGGAGGACCAAAGCGGTTCTCGACAAGCTCCACCAGCTTTCGGTCAGCGATCCGGGCAGTTTCGAGATCCAGAATTCGGCCGACAGCGAGCACGTGCCCGCGATGGTCGATTATCTCTACAAGCGGCTCCAGCGGCGCGGCTATACCGAGCGCGACGTGCGCCGCATGGTTAACCAGGAGCGCAACGTCTTCGCCGCGCTGCTGGTCGCGCTGGGCCACGGCGACGGGATGATTTCGGGGCTCACCCGGACTTTCGCCCAGACGGTGCGCGAGGTGAACATGGTGCTCGACCGCAAGCCGGGCGCGCTGCCTTTCGGCATCCATATGATGATCGGCAAGAACCACACGACCTTCCTCGCCGACACGACGATGAACGAACGGCCGACTGCCGAGGAACTCGCCCATATCGCGCGGGAAACCGCCGCCGTCGCCCGTCGCATGGGCCACGAGCCGCGGGTCGCCTTTCTCTCCTATTCGACCTTCGGCAATCCGTCGGGCCAGTGGCTCGGCAATATCCGCGAGGCCGTCTCGATTCTCGACCGCGAGGATCCGGGCTTCGAATACGAGGGCGAGATGGCCCCCGATGCCGCGCTCAACCCGACGGTGATGAAGCTCTATCCCTTCAGCCGCCTGTCCGCGCCCGCCAACGTGCTGATCATGCCGGGCCTGCAATCGGCCAACCTTTCGGCCAAGATGCTGCGCGAACTGGGCGCGAACACGACCGTCGGCCCGATGCTGATCGGGATGGAGAAGCCAGTGCAGATCGCGCCGATGACCGCGCTTACCCCGGACGTGCTGACGCTCTCGGTCCTGGCGAGCGCGGGCGTCGTCGGCTGA
- a CDS encoding tRNA (guanosine(46)-N(7))-methyltransferase TrmB produces MTAYKEGDPTTLSRLYGRSVGKPLRARQQGLVDNLLPQIAVPEDGPVTAERLFGEDCPLHFEIGFGGGEHLAYRADLLPNHGFIGAEPFLNGVAQALTHVEEQRLANVRLHHGDAIEVLKRVPDGALTMIYLLHPDPWPKARHAKRRMMNDGPVALFADKLKPGGELRFGTDHAVYLRHALMVMQRHTDHFEWVVDGPSSWQNRPSGWCETRYEQKARDKFGHEVWYFRFRRL; encoded by the coding sequence ATGACCGCATACAAGGAAGGCGACCCGACCACGCTCAGCCGGCTTTACGGCCGCTCGGTGGGAAAGCCGCTGCGCGCGCGCCAGCAGGGGCTCGTCGACAACCTCCTGCCGCAGATCGCCGTGCCCGAGGACGGCCCCGTGACCGCCGAACGCCTGTTCGGTGAGGATTGCCCGCTGCATTTCGAGATCGGCTTCGGCGGAGGCGAGCACCTCGCCTACCGCGCGGACCTGCTGCCGAACCATGGCTTCATCGGCGCGGAGCCGTTTCTGAACGGGGTCGCGCAGGCGCTGACCCATGTCGAGGAGCAGCGGCTCGCCAATGTCCGGCTCCACCATGGCGACGCGATCGAGGTGCTGAAGCGCGTGCCCGACGGTGCGCTGACGATGATCTACCTGCTCCATCCCGACCCCTGGCCCAAGGCGCGCCATGCCAAGCGGCGGATGATGAACGACGGGCCGGTCGCGCTGTTCGCGGACAAGCTGAAGCCCGGAGGCGAGCTGCGTTTCGGAACCGACCACGCGGTCTACCTGCGCCATGCCCTGATGGTGATGCAGCGTCACACCGACCATTTCGAATGGGTCGTCGATGGCCCTTCGAGCTGGCAGAACCGCCCCTCGGGCTGGTGCGAGACGCGCTACGAACAGAAGGCGCGCGATAAGTTCGGCCACGAGGTGTGGTATTTCCGTTTCCGCAGGCTGTGA
- a CDS encoding mechanosensitive ion channel domain-containing protein has product MNDLLTSFDEQALWVQSLIGLLLLATAALAVNFLLKKVILRAAAPFLDKQTDTSDKAAAWLATVIPLLIVSRGIDFVPNLQETVRLVITNVAQGLIVLSIAMAIVKALTYVNEVYERRPISKNRPIKGYLQVLKIVVLCGAAIIVISLLIGESPLILLSGLGAMAAVVLLVFKDTILSLVASVQLSSNDMLRVGDWIQMPSMNADGDVIDIALHTVKVQNFDKTITTIPTHRLISDAFINWRGMKDSGGRRIKRAVHLDQNTIRFLSDEEIERLSRFRLIKPYLDAKRAELAEWNARTLEEGDDLVNARRITNIGTLRAYAVAYMKDHPRVSDKGFTLMARQLAPTPQGVPLELYCFAATTEWPVYEAIQSDIFDHILAIIPEFGLRVFQQPSGLDLGEALRGRA; this is encoded by the coding sequence ATGAACGACCTTTTGACCAGTTTCGACGAACAGGCGCTGTGGGTGCAGTCGCTGATCGGCCTCCTGCTGCTCGCGACAGCCGCGCTGGCGGTCAATTTCCTGCTCAAGAAGGTGATCCTGCGCGCCGCCGCGCCCTTCCTCGACAAGCAGACCGACACCTCGGACAAGGCGGCCGCATGGCTGGCGACGGTCATCCCGCTGTTGATCGTCTCGCGCGGGATCGATTTCGTCCCGAATCTGCAGGAAACCGTGCGGCTGGTCATTACCAATGTCGCGCAGGGCCTGATCGTGCTTTCGATCGCTATGGCGATCGTAAAGGCGCTGACCTACGTCAACGAGGTCTACGAGCGTCGCCCGATCTCGAAGAACCGGCCGATCAAGGGCTATCTCCAGGTTCTCAAGATCGTCGTCCTGTGCGGCGCGGCGATCATCGTCATCTCGCTCCTGATCGGCGAATCCCCGCTCATCCTGCTCTCGGGTCTCGGCGCGATGGCGGCAGTGGTGCTGCTGGTTTTCAAGGACACGATCCTCAGCCTTGTCGCCAGTGTCCAGCTTTCGTCGAACGATATGCTGCGCGTTGGCGACTGGATCCAGATGCCGAGCATGAATGCCGATGGCGACGTGATCGACATCGCGCTGCACACGGTGAAGGTCCAGAATTTCGACAAGACGATCACCACGATCCCGACCCACCGGCTTATCTCGGACGCGTTCATCAACTGGCGCGGGATGAAGGACAGTGGCGGGCGGCGCATCAAGCGGGCGGTCCATCTCGATCAGAACACGATCCGCTTCCTGTCGGACGAGGAGATCGAGCGGCTGTCGCGCTTTCGCCTCATCAAGCCGTATCTCGATGCCAAACGCGCCGAGCTTGCCGAATGGAACGCGCGGACGCTCGAGGAGGGCGACGACCTCGTGAACGCGCGGCGGATCACCAATATCGGCACGCTGCGCGCCTATGCGGTCGCCTACATGAAGGACCATCCGCGTGTCAGCGACAAGGGCTTCACCCTGATGGCGCGCCAGCTTGCCCCGACGCCGCAGGGTGTGCCGCTCGAACTCTACTGCTTCGCTGCGACGACCGAATGGCCGGTCTACGAGGCGATCCAGTCGGACATCTTCGATCACATCCTCGCCATCATTCCCGAATTCGGCCTGCGGGTGTTTCAGCAGCCCTCCGGGCTGGACCTTGGCGAGGCGCTGCGCGGGCGGGCCTGA
- a CDS encoding ferritin-like domain-containing protein codes for MAITTLRELYVDQLQDIYSANRQSLEATKKMRDKASESDLKSALDDGVKGIEDGMNKVKNLIEGHDADPTGEHCKGMEGLVREANAHAINADIEDEDVRDASIITQYQRMVHYGVAGYGTAAAFANRLGLKDDAATLGKCLDETREGDRRMNKIAEREVNPAAAA; via the coding sequence ATGGCTATCACCACCCTCCGCGAACTCTACGTCGATCAACTGCAGGACATCTACAGCGCCAATCGCCAGTCGCTCGAAGCGACGAAGAAGATGCGTGACAAGGCGAGCGAAAGCGACCTCAAGTCCGCGCTCGACGATGGCGTCAAAGGCATCGAAGACGGCATGAACAAGGTCAAGAACCTTATCGAAGGCCATGATGCCGACCCGACCGGCGAACACTGCAAGGGCATGGAAGGTCTCGTGCGCGAAGCCAACGCCCACGCGATCAATGCCGATATCGAGGACGAGGACGTGCGCGACGCCTCGATCATCACGCAATACCAGCGCATGGTCCACTACGGTGTCGCCGGATACGGCACCGCCGCCGCCTTCGCCAATCGTCTTGGCCTCAAGGACGATGCCGCGACCCTCGGCAAGTGCCTCGACGAAACCCGCGAAGGCGACCGTCGCATGAACAAGATCGCCGAGCGCGAAGTGAACCCGGCTGCCGCCGCCTGA